In Nicotiana tabacum cultivar K326 chromosome 17, ASM71507v2, whole genome shotgun sequence, one DNA window encodes the following:
- the LOC142171364 gene encoding uncharacterized protein LOC142171364 codes for MEAYEGGRSSSNNKKASQEYKWKGRVPELATKKRFEKNKKKQNKNKKRRVIEELAECVGDNKEKDGRGVCGEHQYLLTTSLDNISYNVLDWESVMTNMAEEVNFVIKTMVQLLGVNKEVALLQFELLLKSLHIRKDYILLILKALKKEYVSEEEEYEVLKKIWDVKMEHVQLIRDEHFNLIKMGEEKGNKKQKMAEKAEDEENNNFDGKQLVLCIEKLQDIQDKLEKINEEARDEVLKIAQKLSQIRKPVYEKRNHIIKSIPDFWLTAFLRHPILSELVSTEEDHKIFEFLCSIEVEDTEDFKSGYTITFYFSPNPFFENTMLSKTYTFLEDGRPTKVTASTVQWKEGNGVVPHAEEGFFRWFSSEVDQKYDEVAAIIKDELWPNPLNYFNEADEEKDVHEADKGGDEIVNDSEDDGNEEADEEDLEAAGGSGNEVVKDSEDYDEEADEEDLEAADEAGDEGTESEGSHDDYDLGG; via the exons ATGGAGGCATATGAAGGAGGTCGGTCGAGCTCAAATAATAAAAAAGCATCACAAGAGTATAAGTGGAAAGGAAGAGTTCCGGAACTGGCTACTAAGAAACGCTttgagaaaaacaaaaagaagcaaaacaaaaacaagaaaagaagggTTATTGAAGAATTAGCGGAGTGTGTTGGGGATAACAAAGAGAAAGATGGGCGGGGAGTTTGCGGGGAGCATCAATATCTGTTAACAACATCACTAGATAACATTAGCTATAACGTGTTGGATTGGGAATCTGTCATGACGAACATGGCAGAAGAAGTGAATTTCGTGATCAAAACTATGGTGCAACTGCTAGGGGTTAATAAAGAGGTGGCTCTTCTGCAGTTTGAACTACTATTGAAGAGCTTGCATATCCGCAAAGACTACATATTGCTTATTCTCAAGGCTTTGAAGAAG GAGTATGTTTCTGAAGAGGAAGAATATGAAGTATTGAAGAAGATTTGGGATGTGAAAATGGAGCATGTGCAACTTATTAGGGATGAGCATTTTAATTTGATTAAG ATgggagaagaaaaaggaaataagaagcagAAAATGGCAGAGAAAGCAGAAGATGAGGAAAACAACAACTTTGATGGAAAGCAGTTGGTTCTGTGCATTGAAAAATTGCAAGATATACAAGACAAGCTCGAGAAGATTAATGAAGAAGCAAGGGATGAAGTGTTGAAAATAGCACAAAAGTTGAGTCAGATCCGCAAGCCAGTGTATGAGAAGCGAAATCATATTATTAAAAGTATTCCTGACTTCTGGTTGACGGCATTCCTGAGACATCCTATTCTTTCTGAACTTGTAAGTACAGAAGAGGACCATAAGATTTTCGAGTTTTTATGTTCTATCGAAGTGGAAGACACTGAAGATTTTAAATCGGGTTATACCATCACCTTCTACTTCAGTCCAAATCCCTTTTTTGAAAATACAATGCTGTCGAAGACTTATACCTTCCTTGAAGATGGACGACCTACAAAAGTTACTGCTTCCACAGTACAATGGAAAGAAGGAAATGGAGTTGTTCCCCATGCTGAGGAAGGCTTCTTTAGGTGGTTCAGTAGTGAAGTCGATCAGAAGTATGATGAAGTTGCTGCGATAATCAAGGATGAGCTATGGCCGAACCCTCTAAATTATTTTAATGAAGCTGATGAAGAAAAAGATGTTCATGAGGCAGACAAAGGTGGTGATGAGATAGTGAACGACAGTGAAGATGATGGCAATGAGGAGGCTGATGAAGAGGATCTTGAGGCTGCAGGCGGAAGTGGCAATGAGGTAGTAAAGGACAGTGAAGATTACGATGAGGAGGCTGATGAAGAGGATCTTGAGGCTGCAGACGAAGCTGGTGATGAGGGAACGGAGAGTGAAGGTTCTCATGATGACTATGATCTAGGAGGATGA
- the LOC107792722 gene encoding putative transcription factor At1g61730 yields MASLNLTKNHRDDPLEESDKDWTPPPHSNNRKKRTTEKSAKKGANVDAKSFQRLWSEEDEIVILERMIEYESKKNTSPAANYDVFYTFIKDKLQAEVNITQLKEKIRRIKRKYMKNIGKRSFAKPHEEKLFELSQRIWGDDRVDKEEGAAKVDDEVLKAGKMIVAKEKNSFCAGSSGSSLVLHGGSAADLEDWFRRNPGLISKEQRHEILKKSHSMKIARAEHQLNEITLMEEQVNLMTDALKASQE; encoded by the coding sequence ATGGCTTCCCTAAACTTAACCAAAAATCACCGTGATGATCCCCTTGAAGAATCTGACAAAGACTGGACACCTCCTCCTCATTCCAACAATAGAAAGAAACGGACAACGGAAAAGTCAGCAAAGAAGGGCGCTAATGTGGATGCAAAGAGCTTTCAAAGGTTATGGAGCGAGGAAGACGAAATAGTTATCCTCGAAAGAATGATCGAGTATGAATCCAAAAAGAATACCAGCCCCGCAGCAAATTATGATGTTTTTTATACTTTTATCAAGGACAAATTGCAAGCCGAAGTGAACATAACTCAACTGAAAGAAAAAATTAggagaattaaaagaaaatatatgaaaaatattgGCAAAAGGAGCTTTGCGAAGCCTCACGAGGAGAAGTTGTTCGAACTCTCACAAAGAATTTGGGGTGATGACAGAGTTGACAAAGAAGAGGGAGCAGCCAAGGTTGATGACGAAGTGCTGAAAGCTGGTAAAATGATTgttgcaaaagaaaaaaacagCTTTTGTGCTGGTAGTTCAGGTTCGAGTTTGGTTTTACACGGAGGAAGTGCAGCTGATTTAGAGGATTGGTTTAGACGGAACCCAGGGTTGATTAGCAAGGAACAAAGACATGAAATATTGAAAAAGTCTCATTCAATGAAGATTGCTAGGGCCGAACACCAGTTGAATGAGATAACGCTGATGGAGGAACAAGTGAACTTGATGACTGATGCTCTGAAAGCTTCTCAGGAATGA